The following proteins come from a genomic window of Brevibacillus antibioticus:
- a CDS encoding DMT family transporter, translating into MLSISILLVLSSGLAHAVWNLFTKKSENKMAFLWLITLPTTVILLPVLLWELMHVQLTWSLVLFLSMSFFFQGCYTLLISKAYTYGDISQVYPIMRGTGTLLIPFFSAIFFQEYLSVPGWLGVICIVIGVFAISGMIGPNRQAQPVNPLALRYAVAVGLCITGYTLTDKQIVQQLSPFALLEITNFACLIVAGGFVWKKGLIRREWQKNWQTIVLGAILSPGSYLLFLFAMTLAPLAAIAPIREVSTVFGTLLGVFLLKERQRLWRLSMSLMITIGIITIAVWG; encoded by the coding sequence ATGCTATCGATTTCGATTCTGCTCGTATTATCGTCAGGTCTTGCACACGCAGTCTGGAACCTGTTCACGAAAAAAAGTGAGAACAAAATGGCGTTTCTTTGGTTAATCACATTGCCAACAACCGTGATCCTCCTGCCTGTTCTCCTTTGGGAATTGATGCACGTACAACTGACATGGTCTTTGGTTCTTTTTCTGTCTATGTCCTTTTTCTTTCAAGGATGCTATACCTTATTGATTTCAAAGGCGTATACATACGGGGATATCTCACAGGTTTACCCCATCATGAGGGGAACGGGGACGCTTCTCATTCCGTTTTTTAGCGCGATTTTCTTTCAAGAGTATTTATCGGTACCAGGATGGCTGGGGGTCATTTGCATCGTCATCGGAGTCTTCGCCATTAGCGGGATGATAGGGCCAAATCGTCAGGCACAACCAGTGAATCCGCTCGCCCTGCGATACGCTGTTGCTGTTGGACTATGCATTACTGGATACACGTTAACCGACAAGCAAATCGTCCAGCAATTATCTCCATTCGCTTTATTGGAAATAACGAACTTTGCCTGTCTGATTGTCGCTGGGGGCTTCGTTTGGAAGAAGGGACTTATCCGCCGTGAGTGGCAAAAAAATTGGCAAACGATTGTACTCGGTGCCATCCTGTCACCAGGTTCGTATTTATTGTTTTTATTTGCCATGACATTGGCACCGCTGGCAGCTATTGCGCCCATTCGTGAGGTAAGTACGGTTTTTGGTACGCTGCTCGGGGTCTTCTTGTTAAAGGAGCGACAACGCTTATGGCGTTTATCCATGTCTTTGATGATCACGATTGGCATTATTACCATTGCTGTCTGGGGCTAA
- a CDS encoding SWIM zinc finger family protein, which yields MLQRELTREQAIQLGEQILIAVEVHIIERGYTYFSDGVVFNTRVEQGQYLTSDVQGSEVYHVRLDMETVQNSTCTCPYSRICKHIAATFFQMYSVFENPRTFLTRSQQPRRATFSPHLLIPAYKYSHATPVQQDTGSVSSPLTANSSVKEWWAFFESWTRNLFAAMESYRASSELLSSYQNVLSVAASWPKDRAQLFVIHANLFHLMKLTQFVKTYRQSYWFLDLVQTAERLLDQLEGTLYFADIPALLTDHQDAIEDTLQLTKQLKENEATSLYWIFAYQMLWWMLLKKSAWIQEEIHVLDQLINDENSSAAEKEKGLLLRAHFHVMEEEDEAALQIWKRMSRLNLSFYLSYMKSFARNGEWQRFLDWTASLTSLIGQAETQQYRLVIAIWQEAMEKVGRSAECGAKLKQFLPSSYHEYAAYLYEERQFQQWIDLQMSFQVPMADISIVQVKEIEVAEPTLLFPFYLREVNRLIAERNRTAYKEAIKLMKKVRTIYNCANQDARWERYVEQLSAKHNRLRAFQEELRRGNFNL from the coding sequence ATGTTGCAAAGAGAGTTGACTCGGGAACAAGCGATACAGCTAGGCGAGCAAATCCTAATTGCCGTCGAAGTACACATCATTGAACGGGGCTATACGTACTTTTCAGATGGCGTCGTCTTCAATACTCGCGTAGAACAAGGCCAATATTTGACGAGTGATGTTCAAGGTTCCGAGGTGTATCATGTGCGCCTTGATATGGAAACGGTTCAAAACAGTACCTGTACTTGTCCTTATTCACGTATTTGCAAGCATATTGCTGCTACGTTTTTTCAGATGTATAGTGTGTTCGAGAATCCTCGCACATTTTTGACCCGCTCCCAACAACCAAGACGAGCTACTTTTTCTCCACATTTGTTGATTCCTGCTTATAAATATAGCCATGCCACTCCTGTTCAGCAGGATACAGGGTCAGTTTCCTCTCCGCTTACCGCAAACAGCTCCGTCAAAGAATGGTGGGCATTTTTTGAGAGCTGGACACGCAATCTGTTTGCGGCCATGGAATCATATCGAGCTTCCTCTGAATTATTATCGAGCTACCAAAATGTGCTGAGTGTTGCTGCCTCGTGGCCGAAGGATCGGGCACAACTTTTTGTCATTCATGCCAATCTGTTTCATCTCATGAAGCTTACACAGTTCGTCAAAACGTATCGCCAATCCTACTGGTTTCTAGATTTGGTTCAGACCGCCGAGCGGCTATTAGATCAATTAGAAGGGACATTGTACTTCGCAGACATCCCTGCTCTTTTAACTGATCACCAGGATGCCATCGAAGATACTCTTCAACTGACAAAGCAGTTGAAAGAAAACGAAGCTACTTCCCTCTACTGGATATTCGCCTATCAAATGTTATGGTGGATGCTATTGAAGAAGTCAGCGTGGATACAAGAGGAAATCCATGTACTGGATCAGCTTATTAACGATGAAAACAGTTCTGCCGCCGAAAAGGAAAAAGGGTTGCTGCTCCGTGCCCACTTTCATGTGATGGAAGAGGAGGACGAAGCTGCTCTACAAATCTGGAAAAGAATGAGCCGCTTGAACCTCTCCTTCTACTTGTCGTATATGAAATCATTCGCTCGCAATGGGGAATGGCAACGATTTCTCGATTGGACTGCTTCTTTGACGTCCTTAATCGGTCAAGCCGAGACACAGCAATACCGCCTCGTTATCGCTATTTGGCAGGAAGCGATGGAGAAAGTGGGACGATCAGCCGAGTGTGGCGCCAAGCTGAAGCAGTTCTTACCGAGCAGTTATCACGAATATGCCGCCTATTTATATGAAGAACGACAGTTTCAGCAATGGATTGATTTGCAAATGTCGTTTCAAGTGCCTATGGCAGATATCTCGATCGTGCAGGTGAAAGAAATCGAGGTAGCCGAGCCGACTCTGCTCTTCCCTTTTTATTTGCGTGAGGTGAACAGACTGATTGCGGAACGAAACCGAACGGCCTACAAAGAAGCTATCAAGCTCATGAAAAAAGTAAGGACGATTTACAACTGTGCGAACCAAGATGCGCGCTGGGAACGATACGTGGAACAATTATCTGCTAAACATAATCGGTTACGTGCTTTTCAAGAAGAGCTAAGGAGAGGAAATTTCAACTTATGA
- a CDS encoding SulP family inorganic anion transporter, with the protein MNLQQLKMEWFSNVRADMLAGITVALALIPEAIAFSIIAGVDPMVGLYASFCIAVTIAFVGGRPGMISAATGAMALLMITLVKEHGIEYLFAATVLTGILQLVLGACKIGRLMTFVPHTVVIGFVNALAILIFMAQLPHFIGASWVMYVMLAGTLAIIYLLPRLTKAVPSALVAIIVMTVISIWAGLDVRTVGDMGEITRQLPMFHLPSVPLNWETLMIILPYSFPLALVGILESLMTAAILDEMTDTRSNKNTEVKGQGIANIITGFFGGMAGCAMIGQSVINVKSGGRGRLSTLVAGIFLLFLILVLGDIVKQIPMAALVGVMVMVSIGTFNWQSIRDLRKIPVGDAVVMIATVIIVVATHDLAKGVISGVILSAVIFGWRMARLHATSYESDMGEKVYTVSGQLFFGTMTHFVDQFSFQDDPQQIIIDFSRSHVWDLSAVTAISKVVEKYKQLDKFVVITGLNDESKRLIDRVGISTPAGH; encoded by the coding sequence TTGAACCTTCAACAACTAAAAATGGAATGGTTTTCTAACGTACGTGCTGACATGCTAGCAGGTATTACGGTTGCACTTGCCTTGATTCCGGAAGCCATCGCTTTTTCTATTATTGCCGGTGTCGATCCAATGGTTGGATTGTACGCTTCCTTTTGTATCGCAGTCACCATTGCATTTGTCGGGGGAAGACCGGGCATGATTTCCGCAGCTACAGGAGCGATGGCGCTATTAATGATTACTCTGGTCAAGGAGCATGGCATCGAGTATTTATTCGCAGCGACTGTTCTGACTGGTATTTTGCAACTGGTACTAGGGGCCTGTAAAATCGGCAGGCTGATGACCTTTGTCCCTCATACCGTTGTGATTGGTTTCGTCAATGCGTTGGCTATTCTTATCTTTATGGCTCAGCTACCCCATTTCATTGGGGCGTCCTGGGTTATGTATGTCATGCTGGCTGGAACGCTCGCGATCATCTATTTGTTGCCGCGTCTTACCAAAGCAGTCCCTTCCGCTCTCGTAGCAATCATCGTCATGACTGTCATTTCCATCTGGGCAGGTCTTGATGTACGGACCGTTGGCGACATGGGTGAAATCACACGTCAATTGCCGATGTTCCACCTTCCTAGTGTCCCGTTGAACTGGGAAACACTCATGATCATACTGCCCTACTCCTTTCCACTTGCATTGGTCGGGATTCTGGAATCTTTGATGACGGCCGCCATTCTCGATGAGATGACCGATACGCGCAGTAACAAAAATACGGAAGTGAAGGGCCAAGGGATCGCCAACATCATCACCGGATTCTTTGGCGGAATGGCTGGTTGTGCCATGATCGGACAGTCCGTTATCAATGTGAAATCAGGGGGGCGTGGCCGTCTGTCCACTTTGGTTGCAGGGATTTTTCTCTTGTTCCTGATCCTGGTCCTTGGAGACATCGTCAAACAAATCCCGATGGCTGCCCTCGTCGGCGTAATGGTCATGGTTTCGATCGGGACGTTTAACTGGCAGTCCATACGGGACCTGCGGAAAATTCCTGTTGGGGATGCCGTTGTCATGATTGCTACAGTGATCATCGTCGTCGCTACGCACGATTTGGCAAAAGGGGTCATTTCTGGTGTGATCCTAAGTGCGGTCATATTTGGCTGGAGGATGGCCCGCTTGCATGCCACCTCCTACGAGAGCGATATGGGCGAAAAAGTGTACACCGTCTCAGGTCAACTGTTCTTCGGTACCATGACACACTTCGTCGACCAATTCTCCTTTCAGGATGATCCCCAGCAAATTATCATTGACTTTTCTCGTTCCCACGTCTGGGATTTGTCAGCTGTCACAGCTATCTCGAAAGTCGTAGAGAAATACAAACAGCTGGACAAATTCGTCGTCATCACCGGACTTAATGATGAAAGTAAGCGATTGATTGATCGTGTGGGTATAAGCACACCTGCCGGACATTAA
- a CDS encoding ABC transporter ATP-binding protein — protein sequence MLRRFFSYYRPYRGLFILDFTCAVFVALLELGFPLAVNMVVDQLLPSKDWNMIVWACIGLLGLYGLNAGMNYVVTYWGHKLGINIETDMRKKLYDHIQKLSFRFFDNTKTGHLLSRLTNDLMEIGEVAHHGPEDLFIAVMTLIGAFLLMFNINEEMALLTFLVIPLLIFFVVYFNRKMTGAFHRLYGDMADFNARVEDNVGGMRVVQAFANEQFENKRFEENNQRFRITKLLSYKIMAQNISVSYVLMRLVNLFVLICGSWFVIQGALTYGEFIAFLLLTNVFFRPLEKINAIIESYPKGIAGFKRYIEIMDTAPDIADAPDAIQVESLKGDISYKNVSFSYDQESSILQNIDLNIRAGETIAFVGPSGAGKTTLCSLLPRFYEIDRGSITIDGMDIRQITLASLRSQIGIVQQDVFLFSGTIRENIVYGKLNASEEEIWAAARLAKLEEFIRSQPAGLETIIGERGVKLSGGQKQRLAIARMFLKNPPILILDEATSALDTETEAAIQQSLQELSKGRTTLVIAHRLATIKNADRIIVVTEQGITEQGSHDQLLAREGIYSRLYQAQFGTHLDQSNSVFS from the coding sequence ATGCTTCGCAGATTTTTTTCTTACTATCGGCCTTATCGTGGATTATTCATCCTCGACTTCACGTGTGCAGTGTTCGTTGCCTTGTTGGAGTTGGGATTTCCGCTTGCAGTGAATATGGTTGTCGATCAATTACTTCCAAGCAAGGATTGGAACATGATTGTGTGGGCGTGCATTGGACTTTTGGGGTTGTATGGTCTTAACGCCGGGATGAACTATGTCGTCACGTACTGGGGACATAAGCTTGGAATTAATATCGAAACGGATATGCGGAAGAAGCTGTACGACCATATTCAAAAGCTCTCTTTCCGCTTTTTCGATAATACCAAGACGGGGCATCTGCTTTCTCGTCTAACGAATGACTTGATGGAGATTGGGGAGGTCGCTCACCACGGTCCGGAAGATTTGTTTATCGCCGTGATGACGCTGATCGGTGCTTTCCTCCTGATGTTCAATATTAATGAAGAAATGGCGCTGCTTACGTTTTTGGTGATTCCGCTCTTGATATTCTTTGTTGTTTACTTCAACCGTAAAATGACGGGTGCTTTCCATCGTCTGTACGGCGACATGGCGGATTTCAACGCACGTGTTGAGGACAACGTCGGCGGAATGCGTGTCGTACAAGCTTTTGCCAACGAGCAATTTGAAAACAAAAGATTCGAAGAGAACAATCAGCGTTTCCGAATCACCAAGCTGTTGTCCTACAAAATCATGGCCCAAAATATTTCCGTCAGTTACGTGCTGATGCGTTTAGTCAATTTGTTTGTCTTGATTTGCGGCAGCTGGTTTGTTATTCAAGGTGCACTGACTTACGGTGAATTTATCGCTTTCTTGCTGTTAACGAATGTATTTTTCCGTCCGTTAGAGAAAATTAATGCGATTATTGAGAGCTATCCAAAAGGGATTGCCGGCTTTAAGCGCTACATCGAAATCATGGACACAGCACCAGATATTGCGGATGCTCCAGATGCGATTCAGGTAGAGTCGTTGAAGGGCGATATCTCGTACAAGAATGTTTCGTTTAGCTACGACCAAGAGTCTTCTATTCTGCAAAACATTGATTTGAACATCCGGGCGGGCGAGACCATTGCGTTTGTAGGCCCTTCTGGAGCAGGAAAAACCACATTGTGCAGTCTCTTGCCGAGATTTTATGAGATCGACCGGGGCAGCATCACCATTGATGGAATGGATATCCGTCAAATCACGTTAGCGTCATTGCGCAGCCAAATCGGAATCGTTCAGCAAGATGTGTTCCTCTTTTCGGGGACGATCCGAGAAAATATCGTGTATGGAAAACTAAACGCTTCAGAGGAAGAGATCTGGGCAGCAGCACGTCTGGCTAAACTGGAAGAGTTTATCCGTTCTCAGCCTGCTGGTCTGGAGACGATTATTGGTGAACGCGGAGTCAAATTGTCTGGTGGTCAAAAACAAAGATTGGCGATTGCGCGTATGTTCTTGAAAAACCCGCCAATCCTGATTTTGGATGAAGCTACCTCTGCACTCGATACCGAAACGGAGGCGGCGATCCAGCAGTCCTTGCAGGAGTTGTCCAAAGGCCGTACGACTTTGGTGATCGCCCACAGACTGGCAACCATTAAAAATGCAGATCGCATCATCGTTGTAACGGAACAAGGTATCACAGAGCAAGGAAGTCATGATCAGCTCTTGGCTCGTGAAGGCATCTACAGCAGACTGTATCAAGCACAGTTCGGCACGCACCTCGACCAGTCAAACAGCGTTTTTTCTTGA
- a CDS encoding ferric iron reductase — MLEWDDDFIAQRFDLTSKTRPNALFSMKARDLVDPRHMNELVQIYAPLIKAHELTAAGTYISGWLTSPSLGLLYMISVWNRALTMRLDNMTIELFYEEDYPQFAFVIPTYEIVEAPTSEAARAIWLKECYRAYFQDFLHPLLTTLAEVTGNPEAMLWGQFPTKFNYHTDAFVALVEPDSIKQQVKADYDVLCNQLEGESFGLQKNPFRVRVRWIEDMRDPQAKVRLKNQCCLYYKTGEQKYCYTCPRIKEEERALMRIRA; from the coding sequence ATGCTAGAATGGGATGACGATTTTATCGCACAACGGTTTGATCTTACTTCTAAAACGAGACCTAATGCCTTATTTTCGATGAAGGCAAGAGATTTGGTAGATCCGAGACATATGAATGAGCTTGTTCAAATCTATGCTCCGCTAATCAAGGCACACGAGCTGACTGCTGCTGGTACTTACATCAGCGGTTGGCTCACGAGCCCTTCTCTCGGTCTTTTGTACATGATCTCTGTCTGGAATCGTGCACTTACCATGAGGCTGGATAATATGACGATTGAATTGTTTTACGAGGAAGACTATCCGCAATTCGCTTTTGTGATCCCGACGTATGAGATCGTAGAAGCGCCTACCAGCGAAGCCGCGCGCGCAATCTGGCTGAAGGAATGCTATCGTGCGTATTTCCAAGACTTCCTACACCCATTGCTCACGACTCTTGCAGAGGTAACGGGAAACCCCGAAGCGATGCTTTGGGGACAGTTCCCGACCAAGTTCAATTACCATACGGATGCTTTTGTGGCGTTGGTAGAACCGGATAGCATCAAGCAGCAAGTGAAGGCTGATTATGATGTCCTCTGTAATCAGCTGGAAGGTGAGAGCTTTGGATTGCAAAAAAATCCATTTCGTGTGCGTGTGCGCTGGATTGAAGACATGCGTGATCCCCAAGCCAAAGTGCGCCTCAAGAATCAATGCTGTTTGTACTATAAGACAGGGGAGCAAAAGTATTGCTATACGTGTCCGCGGATAAAAGAAGAGGAGCGCGCTCTGATGAGAATTCGCGCGTAG
- a CDS encoding DEAD/DEAH box helicase — MNTVTTLVLDGELLADGQFLITGKDTQGAVVDPEELAGTLFAWDESSYYGTFLDKNEHGVLLSPAKALSFFVSPQWLLHRTYSSSTPFEQFTHVAGMIRETLAQGSFSPDFSSWKKGQIGWRALHTPGDFPEYGHRWLSLVVEESLQGAGDIGRTWEQLLTQYPALYVMGAELSPHLQEQEWLQSIGWLPDTTPFRTCLQIVEAEEHPNDWQLQVYLQNREEPDQLFLIEPHQLTAEGVATAHIPTGWREHWNRFLTDLAKCKEILPWQKDTMENQSRFLTRLTNEQAWLFLTSSSLQLVQAGIHVFLPAWWEQVRRVKPKLKAKITTSVGASRQSFLGVSQLMDFEWKLALGPVELSEEEFEELIKQKQRLLKIRGHWVQLTPDLFLQLQEALKKNQAKNGMTLRDVMRMHLAPTVEVEELPDDEFDFDTSLTVEVQLNQHLRELLNQLQETKRIPIMEQPSTFHGTLRNYQLEGSSWLFFLRRFGLGACLADDMGLGKTVQFITYLLHVKQHGAASTPSLLICPTSVIGNWQKELKRFAPSLQVMIHYGNDRQKKEAFLPAIKGADLVITSYALSHLDEQALGMVTWDTICLDEAQNIKNAYTKQASAVRDLKAWHRIALTGTPIENRLSELWSIFDFLNPGYLGSLGEFTQRFVHPIERDQDQQLINQVQRLIQPFLLRRVKTDPNIQLDLPDKNESKEYVPLTTEQGALYETAIQDMFDRMEKASPMERRGLILTTLTRLKQLCDHPALILNEIATTDEASRSHKLERLLELVEDIRQKKERCLIFTQYIQMGNMLQRVLTREGYGPVYFLNGATKKEKRDEMIARFQDPTLPDDERGAIFILSLRAGGTGLNLTEANHVIHVDRWWNPAVENQATDRAHRIGQQRNVHVYKFISLGTIEEHIDEMMERKLSLSQQIVGTGESWITELSTEELRDLFTLRHDWLDTKG, encoded by the coding sequence ATGAATACCGTCACTACATTGGTTCTAGATGGAGAGCTTTTGGCAGACGGACAATTCTTGATTACTGGCAAAGACACACAAGGAGCAGTGGTCGATCCAGAAGAATTGGCAGGAACACTTTTTGCGTGGGATGAGTCCTCCTATTACGGAACCTTCCTGGACAAAAACGAGCATGGCGTATTACTTAGCCCTGCCAAGGCCCTCTCCTTTTTTGTCTCCCCCCAGTGGCTTTTGCATCGGACCTATTCATCCAGCACGCCATTTGAACAATTTACGCATGTAGCGGGAATGATCCGTGAGACTCTCGCACAGGGCTCCTTTTCCCCTGATTTTTCTTCCTGGAAAAAAGGCCAAATCGGCTGGAGAGCTCTGCATACTCCCGGCGATTTTCCGGAGTACGGACACAGGTGGCTATCGCTTGTCGTGGAGGAATCCTTGCAAGGCGCAGGTGACATTGGACGAACATGGGAGCAGCTATTGACGCAGTATCCAGCTCTGTACGTCATGGGCGCCGAGCTTTCTCCACACCTTCAGGAACAAGAATGGTTGCAATCGATAGGCTGGCTGCCAGATACGACACCGTTTCGCACATGCTTGCAAATCGTCGAGGCCGAGGAGCACCCTAATGACTGGCAACTCCAAGTGTATTTGCAGAATCGGGAAGAGCCAGATCAGTTGTTTCTCATTGAGCCACACCAATTGACGGCTGAGGGAGTAGCTACCGCTCACATCCCCACTGGCTGGCGTGAACACTGGAATCGATTTCTCACGGACCTGGCCAAATGCAAAGAAATTCTCCCCTGGCAAAAAGACACCATGGAGAATCAAAGCCGTTTTCTCACCCGACTGACGAACGAGCAAGCATGGCTCTTTTTGACGTCGAGCAGTTTGCAGTTGGTGCAAGCTGGTATTCACGTCTTTCTACCAGCTTGGTGGGAACAAGTGCGTCGGGTAAAACCGAAGCTAAAAGCCAAGATTACAACCTCTGTCGGGGCTAGCAGACAGTCGTTCCTGGGTGTTTCCCAGCTCATGGATTTTGAATGGAAGCTCGCCTTGGGACCTGTGGAGCTCAGCGAAGAGGAATTTGAAGAGCTCATTAAACAAAAGCAGCGCCTGCTGAAAATTCGCGGGCATTGGGTGCAATTGACTCCCGATCTGTTCTTGCAGTTGCAGGAAGCGCTCAAGAAAAACCAAGCGAAAAACGGCATGACGCTGCGTGATGTCATGAGAATGCACCTCGCCCCTACTGTGGAGGTGGAGGAGCTACCCGATGATGAGTTCGATTTCGACACTTCTTTAACGGTTGAAGTTCAGCTAAACCAGCATTTGCGAGAGCTGTTGAATCAATTGCAAGAAACAAAGCGCATCCCGATCATGGAGCAGCCATCTACTTTTCACGGGACGTTGCGAAATTATCAGCTAGAGGGCAGTTCGTGGCTGTTCTTTTTACGCCGTTTTGGGTTGGGAGCTTGTCTGGCCGATGACATGGGATTGGGGAAAACGGTTCAATTTATAACGTATTTGCTTCATGTCAAACAACATGGCGCAGCCAGTACTCCTTCTCTCTTAATCTGCCCGACCTCCGTCATAGGTAACTGGCAAAAAGAGCTGAAACGCTTCGCCCCCTCTCTTCAAGTCATGATTCATTACGGCAATGATCGCCAAAAGAAGGAGGCGTTTTTGCCAGCGATCAAGGGAGCGGATCTGGTGATTACCTCCTACGCCCTGTCCCATTTGGATGAGCAGGCGCTAGGAATGGTTACATGGGATACGATTTGTCTCGACGAGGCGCAAAATATTAAAAACGCCTATACAAAGCAAGCGTCCGCTGTGCGCGATTTGAAAGCATGGCACCGGATCGCTCTCACAGGCACTCCAATCGAAAATCGTCTGAGTGAGCTCTGGTCCATTTTTGATTTCTTGAATCCTGGTTACTTGGGAAGTCTCGGGGAGTTTACCCAGCGCTTTGTCCATCCCATCGAACGCGACCAAGACCAGCAGCTCATCAATCAAGTGCAACGACTCATTCAGCCTTTCCTGCTCCGTCGTGTGAAAACCGATCCGAACATTCAGCTAGACTTGCCGGACAAGAATGAGAGCAAGGAATACGTACCGCTGACTACCGAGCAAGGCGCACTTTATGAGACAGCGATTCAAGATATGTTTGATCGAATGGAAAAAGCCTCCCCTATGGAACGGCGCGGTCTGATTCTGACAACACTGACACGTCTCAAACAATTGTGTGACCATCCTGCGCTCATTTTGAATGAAATCGCAACAACAGATGAAGCCAGTCGTTCGCACAAATTGGAAAGACTGCTCGAATTGGTGGAGGATATTCGCCAAAAGAAAGAGCGATGCTTGATTTTTACCCAATACATCCAAATGGGCAATATGCTTCAACGGGTGCTGACGCGAGAAGGCTATGGACCTGTCTACTTCCTAAATGGAGCCACGAAAAAAGAAAAACGCGATGAGATGATCGCTCGTTTTCAAGACCCGACACTTCCGGATGATGAACGCGGGGCCATCTTCATTCTTTCGTTGCGCGCGGGTGGAACTGGCTTGAACTTGACGGAAGCCAACCACGTCATTCACGTAGATCGCTGGTGGAATCCTGCGGTAGAAAATCAGGCCACTGACCGTGCTCATCGTATCGGACAACAGCGCAATGTTCACGTCTACAAATTCATCTCACTTGGGACAATTGAGGAACACATTGATGAGATGATGGAGAGAAAGCTATCGTTGAGCCAACAAATTGTCGGGACGGGCGAAAGCTGGATCACGGAGCTATCAACGGAAGAGCTACGGGACTTGTTTACCTTGCGTCATGATTGGCTGGACACGAAAGGATAG
- a CDS encoding YobA family protein, with protein sequence MSTLKKTLILITAALLITGCATNHKDVEKQALTGYVTEKDFVKKGLLVIENDETKTSDENFYAAEWYFPKEEAVFLDSKGNNISYDEIEVGHTVSTWSTTPSAQSYPSGAELSKLVIDEESKNPFNQMDEKSAIQHAINYLKSTHNDGIIIKSARGQKDHGLIKATDYDHKTDTILQINAQTGEVKEL encoded by the coding sequence ATGAGCACATTGAAAAAAACTTTGATATTAATCACTGCAGCATTACTTATAACTGGATGTGCAACTAATCACAAGGATGTTGAAAAGCAAGCATTAACAGGATACGTAACTGAAAAAGATTTTGTAAAAAAAGGTCTCTTAGTTATAGAAAATGATGAAACCAAGACGAGCGATGAGAACTTCTATGCAGCAGAGTGGTATTTCCCAAAAGAAGAAGCCGTATTCCTCGATAGCAAGGGGAATAACATCTCGTATGATGAAATCGAAGTTGGTCACACAGTATCTACATGGTCAACAACACCATCAGCACAATCTTATCCCAGTGGCGCAGAACTCAGTAAACTTGTAATTGATGAAGAAAGCAAAAATCCTTTTAATCAAATGGATGAAAAAAGTGCGATTCAACACGCAATCAATTACTTAAAGAGCACACATAATGATGGAATCATTATTAAAAGTGCAAGGGGACAGAAAGATCATGGGCTAATAAAAGCAACCGACTATGATCATAAAACAGATACTATTTTACAAATTAATGCACAAACTGGAGAAGTAAAAGAGCTTTAG